The Streptomyces sp. NBC_00440 genome contains a region encoding:
- a CDS encoding acyltransferase family protein codes for MRDLVRRIESATPPGRDRAVDALRALAILGVVLGHWLVTALVTDSGTVHGASPLQHMPELTPVSWLLQTLAVFFLVGGQVGAASYATAHGRGVTYRQWLEARLVRLGRPVAAVLVVWTVAAAVMLVSGAGPGTVHTLLKLVLSPLWFLLVFAGLTAATPLVTRLHPLWPIAVVLHVDLIRFGLGGPSWLGWINVAAGWLVPYCLGAAWARGALKDRRTAWTLLLGGAAATAGLVLWAGYPASMVGVPGSRISNLDPPTLAAVAFGLAQCGAALLLLGPLRRILVRPAAWAAVALVNLSAMTVFLWHQTAMMAVTAVGMLTGRALPGLHTVPEGWGWVLARLAWLPVFAAALLVCWAAFHTYEQGRRGHSRVVRIGAPAPRGETHHDHA; via the coding sequence ATGCGTGATCTCGTACGACGGATCGAGTCCGCGACCCCGCCAGGACGCGACCGGGCCGTCGACGCGCTGCGCGCCCTCGCGATCCTCGGTGTGGTGCTCGGCCACTGGCTGGTGACGGCCCTGGTCACCGACAGCGGCACGGTGCACGGCGCGAGCCCGCTCCAGCACATGCCCGAACTCACCCCGGTCTCCTGGCTGTTACAGACCCTGGCGGTGTTCTTCCTGGTGGGCGGCCAGGTGGGCGCGGCGAGTTACGCGACGGCCCACGGCCGGGGCGTCACCTACCGGCAGTGGCTAGAGGCCCGGCTGGTGCGGCTGGGCCGGCCGGTCGCCGCCGTACTGGTGGTGTGGACCGTGGCGGCGGCCGTGATGCTCGTGTCGGGCGCCGGCCCCGGGACCGTGCATACGCTGCTCAAGCTGGTGCTTTCGCCGCTCTGGTTCCTGCTGGTCTTCGCGGGGCTCACCGCGGCGACCCCGCTCGTCACCCGGCTGCACCCGCTGTGGCCTATCGCCGTGGTGCTCCATGTCGACCTGATCCGCTTCGGTCTCGGCGGGCCGTCCTGGCTCGGCTGGATCAATGTGGCGGCGGGCTGGCTCGTCCCGTACTGCCTGGGCGCGGCCTGGGCCCGCGGCGCGCTCAAGGACCGCCGGACGGCCTGGACACTGCTGCTGGGCGGCGCCGCGGCCACCGCGGGGCTGGTCCTGTGGGCGGGGTACCCGGCGTCCATGGTCGGGGTGCCGGGTTCCCGGATATCCAACCTCGATCCGCCGACCCTCGCCGCCGTCGCCTTCGGTCTCGCCCAGTGCGGAGCCGCTCTGCTACTGCTCGGCCCGTTGCGCAGGATCCTGGTGCGCCCGGCTGCCTGGGCCGCGGTGGCGCTGGTCAACCTCTCCGCGATGACGGTCTTCCTCTGGCACCAGACTGCGATGATGGCGGTCACCGCCGTCGGTATGCTCACCGGCCGGGCGCTGCCGGGCCTGCACACCGTCCCGGAGGGCTGGGGCTGGGTGCTCGCCCGGCTGGCCTGGCTGCCGGTGTTCGCCGCGGCGCTGCTGGTGTGCTGGGCCGCGTTCCACACGTACGAGCAGGGGCGGCGCGGGCACAGCCGGGTCGTGCGCATCGGGGCACCCGCCCCACGGGGGGAGACACATCATGACCATGCCTGA
- a CDS encoding alpha/beta hydrolase: protein MASRHHSSRLRRALLTALVTASVTVPVSGAARPAAVPAPAPTALAPLRTVAPAALAVRYAATRADIRAAARTAEADGDTGRAGSLRVMARPGRHFLSFDGRDGGRTTEVFGDLSRARRIAVLVPGSDTGLDQYGRLLAGAQALQRQLGSGAAVVAWLGYATPATVSPTVLTTGRADDAAPVLRRFVGELGGAAPAARISLLCHSYGSVVCGRAAPGIDAAGIVLYGSPGAGRSSAAALHTRATVWAGRGGDDWIADVPHVRIPLPFVTVGLGADPVAAGFGARVFDAGGGGHSDYLKPGSLSLANLARIVSGQTPSGVVRHA, encoded by the coding sequence ATGGCGTCCCGCCACCACAGCAGCCGACTGCGCCGCGCCCTGCTCACCGCTCTTGTCACCGCTTCGGTGACCGTGCCGGTGTCGGGTGCGGCCCGCCCGGCGGCGGTCCCCGCACCCGCGCCGACGGCCCTGGCCCCGCTGCGGACGGTGGCCCCGGCGGCCCTCGCCGTGCGGTACGCCGCGACCCGCGCCGACATCAGGGCCGCGGCGCGCACCGCCGAGGCCGACGGCGACACCGGGCGCGCCGGTTCGCTGCGTGTCATGGCACGGCCGGGCCGCCACTTCCTCTCCTTCGACGGGCGCGACGGCGGCCGCACCACCGAGGTCTTCGGCGACCTGTCGCGGGCCCGGCGGATCGCCGTACTGGTGCCGGGTTCCGACACCGGGCTCGACCAGTACGGACGTCTGCTGGCCGGTGCGCAGGCGCTCCAGCGGCAGTTGGGGAGCGGGGCTGCTGTCGTGGCCTGGCTCGGATACGCGACACCTGCCACGGTGAGTCCCACGGTGCTGACCACCGGCCGCGCGGACGACGCCGCACCCGTACTGCGGCGCTTCGTCGGGGAGTTGGGCGGCGCCGCACCGGCCGCCCGGATCTCGCTGCTCTGCCACTCCTACGGTTCGGTGGTCTGCGGCCGGGCCGCCCCCGGTATCGATGCCGCCGGCATCGTGCTGTACGGCAGTCCGGGCGCCGGGCGGAGCAGCGCCGCCGCCCTGCACACCCGGGCCACCGTCTGGGCCGGCCGGGGCGGCGACGACTGGATAGCCGACGTGCCCCACGTACGGATCCCGCTGCCGTTCGTCACCGTCGGTCTCGGCGCCGATCCGGTCGCGGCCGGCTTCGGTGCCCGGGTGTTCGACGCGGGCGGCGGAGGCCACAGCGACTATCTGAAGCCCGGTTCGCTCTCACTGGCGAACCTCGCCCGGATCGTCTCGGGACAGACCCCTTCCGGGGTGGTCCGTCATGCGTGA
- a CDS encoding DedA family protein, whose translation MIPELVSQVPPESTQQAVGYPSLFLLVALGSLVPVVPTGALVSSAAVVAFHQTDPLSLLFVFAVASFAAFLGDMALYWLGRRGVHSRNGSRWLEALRKRVPQARLAKSQNQLDRHSKSVLVLSRLVPAGRIPVMLACLLGEMPLRRFARGDIPACLAWAAAYQLIGILGGSLFDEPWKGVVAAVALTLLVSGAPAAWRRLRTRPGSPAPR comes from the coding sequence GTGATACCCGAACTGGTGAGCCAGGTCCCCCCGGAGTCGACTCAGCAGGCCGTGGGTTACCCGTCGTTGTTCCTGCTGGTGGCCCTGGGGTCCCTGGTGCCGGTGGTGCCCACGGGCGCGCTGGTGAGTTCCGCTGCCGTGGTCGCCTTCCACCAGACCGATCCGCTGTCGCTGCTCTTCGTGTTCGCCGTGGCCTCGTTCGCCGCTTTCCTCGGGGACATGGCCCTGTACTGGCTCGGCCGGCGCGGTGTGCACTCCAGGAACGGTTCGCGCTGGCTGGAGGCGCTGCGCAAGCGGGTCCCGCAGGCGCGTCTCGCGAAGTCGCAGAACCAGCTCGACCGGCACAGCAAGTCGGTGCTCGTGCTCTCCCGGCTGGTCCCGGCCGGGAGGATTCCGGTGATGCTGGCCTGTCTGCTCGGCGAGATGCCGCTGCGCAGGTTCGCCCGCGGAGACATTCCGGCCTGTCTCGCCTGGGCCGCCGCGTACCAGCTCATCGGCATACTCGGCGGCTCGCTCTTCGACGAGCCCTGGAAGGGCGTGGTCGCGGCGGTCGCACTCACCCTGCTGGTGAGCGGGGCGCCCGCCGCGTGGCGCAGGCTCAGGACGCGCCCCGGTTCGCCGGCGCCCCGCTGA
- a CDS encoding MBL fold metallo-hydrolase translates to MPVDVTWWGHATCTVEDSGVRVLTDPLFARRLAHLRRRRGAVPPPRAAAARAVLISHLHADHLHLPSLARLAPGTALIVPRGAVRAVPGLRRLGLDITEVRAGDEVRVADLVVRAVPAHHDGRRMPFGPHRAPALGFVVSGEARTYFAGDTGLFDAMAESVGDVDVALLPVGGWGPFLGQEHLDARRAAEALAVLRPRSAVPVHYGTYWPVGMDGVRPHEFHTPGDEFVRQAALLAPEVSVYRLAHGELVRPEVAG, encoded by the coding sequence GTGCCGGTCGATGTGACCTGGTGGGGACATGCCACGTGTACGGTCGAGGACTCCGGGGTCCGGGTGCTGACCGACCCGCTGTTCGCGCGCAGGCTGGCCCACCTCCGCCGCCGCCGCGGCGCGGTGCCGCCGCCCAGAGCGGCGGCCGCCCGGGCCGTCCTCATCTCGCATCTGCACGCCGACCATCTGCATCTGCCGTCGCTGGCCCGCCTCGCCCCGGGCACCGCGCTGATCGTGCCGCGCGGCGCGGTCCGCGCCGTGCCGGGGCTGCGGCGGCTCGGCCTGGACATCACCGAGGTCCGGGCGGGCGACGAGGTACGGGTCGCCGATCTGGTCGTCCGTGCGGTGCCCGCGCACCACGACGGCCGCCGGATGCCCTTCGGCCCGCATCGCGCGCCCGCGCTCGGCTTCGTCGTGAGCGGTGAGGCGCGGACCTACTTCGCCGGGGACACCGGCCTGTTCGACGCGATGGCCGAGTCCGTGGGCGACGTCGACGTGGCGCTGCTTCCGGTCGGTGGCTGGGGCCCCTTCCTCGGGCAGGAGCATCTGGACGCCCGGCGGGCAGCCGAGGCGCTGGCCGTCCTGCGGCCGCGTTCCGCCGTACCGGTGCACTACGGCACGTACTGGCCGGTCGGGATGGACGGTGTGCGCCCGCACGAATTCCACACGCCGGGCGACGAGTTCGTACGGCAGGCGGCGCTGCTGGCGCCCGAGGTCTCCGTGTACCGGCTCGCACACGGTGAACTGGTGCGGCCGGAGGTGGCCGGGTGA
- a CDS encoding phage holin family protein, producing the protein MAAGRWRRAGSALFRVIVVWAVSTLTMLALAGILPDFQLESDNGDSATTVAITAGWGAAAFGLLTALVWPLVVRALLLVPALVLGLLVFFLNGSLLLVALDLIPNGRGASNPETAVVVAAVMSAVASATSTALAVRDDEAYRRRLSRLASRRRRRRGEDTGRGGPHGTVFLQLDGVGHAALLRAVHDGLMPTVAGWIGSTHRLDAWRTDWSSQTGASQLGILHGSNHDIPAFRWYEKETGDVMVCNRPASAAELQRRAVARTGHGGLLSMDGASRGNLFSGGADELALVLSVAARRDRDHRSRAGYFAYFSDPANAVRTAISFFAEVGREIGESTRARARQEEPRIKRGGLYPFIRAFATVVERDVVVSAVIGDMFAGRTAVYADLVAYDEVAHHSGPHSRDAAKVLARLDRSLALIAKAEDHAPRPYRIVLLSDHGQSPGQTFEGRYGLTLKDLVRAGCGLPVSRRAQRTRSGSEARAAVRVVLHRPAPAGDETPPDPGSDPVVLASGNLGLISFPGAPGRMTREQLDRRHPALLPTLANHPGIGFLLLASERHGSVVLGPGGAEVPVDRLADGEGPLAGFGPGAADAVRRTDRFPHVADVMVNSMYDPETGAVHAFEGQIGSHGGLGGEQSAPFLLAPLDLSAPVDEGQELVGAEQVHGVLRRWLTECQGPEVPLGAAVPVPDGAAPDATA; encoded by the coding sequence GTGGCCGCAGGGCGATGGCGCAGGGCGGGCAGCGCTCTGTTCCGGGTGATCGTGGTGTGGGCCGTGTCCACACTGACCATGCTGGCGCTCGCCGGGATCCTGCCGGACTTCCAGCTGGAGTCGGACAACGGCGACAGCGCCACCACGGTGGCGATCACCGCCGGGTGGGGCGCCGCGGCCTTCGGCCTGCTCACCGCGCTGGTGTGGCCCCTCGTGGTGCGCGCGCTGCTGCTGGTCCCGGCTCTCGTCCTCGGCCTGCTGGTCTTCTTCCTCAACGGCTCGCTCCTGCTGGTCGCCCTGGACCTGATCCCGAACGGCCGGGGAGCGTCCAACCCCGAGACGGCGGTCGTGGTCGCCGCCGTGATGTCCGCCGTCGCCTCCGCGACCTCCACCGCTCTCGCGGTGCGCGACGACGAGGCGTACCGCCGCAGGCTCTCGCGCCTCGCCTCCCGCAGACGGCGCAGACGCGGCGAGGACACCGGGCGGGGCGGACCGCACGGCACGGTCTTCCTCCAGCTCGACGGGGTGGGCCACGCGGCGCTGCTGCGCGCGGTCCACGACGGGCTGATGCCCACCGTCGCCGGGTGGATCGGCTCCACCCACCGGCTCGACGCCTGGCGCACCGACTGGTCCAGCCAGACCGGCGCCAGCCAGCTGGGCATCCTGCACGGCTCCAACCACGACATCCCCGCCTTCCGCTGGTACGAGAAGGAGACCGGCGACGTGATGGTCTGCAACCGGCCGGCCAGCGCGGCGGAGCTCCAGCGCCGGGCGGTAGCGCGCACCGGCCACGGAGGGCTGCTCAGCATGGACGGCGCCAGCCGCGGCAACCTCTTCAGCGGCGGCGCCGACGAGCTGGCCCTGGTCCTCTCGGTCGCCGCACGGCGGGACCGCGACCACCGCTCCCGGGCCGGCTACTTCGCGTACTTCTCCGACCCGGCCAACGCCGTCCGGACCGCGATCTCGTTCTTCGCCGAGGTCGGCCGCGAGATCGGTGAGTCGACGCGGGCCCGCGCCCGGCAGGAGGAGCCCCGGATCAAGCGCGGCGGCCTCTACCCGTTCATCAGGGCCTTCGCGACCGTGGTGGAGCGGGACGTGGTGGTGTCCGCGGTGATAGGTGACATGTTCGCCGGACGGACCGCTGTCTACGCCGACCTGGTGGCGTACGACGAGGTGGCGCACCACAGCGGGCCGCACAGCAGGGACGCGGCGAAGGTGCTCGCACGGCTCGACCGTTCGCTGGCGCTGATCGCGAAGGCCGAGGACCACGCACCGCGTCCGTACCGCATCGTGCTGCTCTCCGACCACGGGCAGAGCCCGGGGCAGACCTTCGAGGGGCGGTACGGGCTGACGCTCAAGGACCTGGTGCGGGCGGGCTGCGGACTGCCGGTTTCGCGCCGGGCGCAGCGGACGAGGAGCGGCTCGGAGGCGCGGGCCGCGGTCCGTGTGGTGCTGCACCGGCCGGCGCCGGCCGGCGACGAAACCCCGCCCGACCCCGGCTCGGACCCGGTCGTGCTGGCCTCCGGGAACCTCGGGCTGATCTCCTTTCCCGGCGCGCCCGGCCGGATGACGCGTGAGCAGCTGGACCGCCGCCACCCGGCGCTGCTGCCCACCCTGGCCAACCATCCGGGGATCGGCTTCCTGCTCCTGGCGAGCGAGAGGCACGGCTCGGTGGTGCTCGGGCCGGGCGGCGCCGAGGTGCCCGTCGACCGGCTGGCCGACGGCGAGGGGCCGCTCGCGGGCTTCGGGCCCGGTGCGGCCGACGCCGTACGCAGGACCGACAGGTTCCCGCATGTCGCCGATGTCATGGTCAATTCGATGTACGACCCGGAGACCGGTGCCGTGCACGCCTTCGAGGGGCAGATCGGGTCGCACGGCGGCCTCGGCGGCGAGCAGTCGGCGCCCTTCCTGCTGGCGCCGCTCGATCTCTCGGCGCCGGTGGACGAGGGGCAGGAGCTGGTCGGCGCCGAGCAGGTGCACGGCGTCCTGCGGCGCTGGCTGACCGAGTGCCAGGGTCCCGAGGTCCCCCTCGGGGCAGCGGTCCCCGTGCCGGACGGAGCCGCGCCCGACGCCACGGCCTGA
- a CDS encoding phosphocholine-specific phospholipase C codes for MPQFNRRRFLQIAGATAGFSALSNSIDRAAAIPAKRSSGTIKDVEHIVVLMQENRSFDHYFGSMKGVRGFGDPRPVTPVDGKPVWYQSDGAKDVLPYHPDAEDLGMKFIAGLDHDWAGGHKAWNQGKYDQWIPAKSAGTMAHLTRKDIPFHYALADAFTVCDAYHSSFMGATDPNRYYLWSGHVGNDGKGGGPVLGNAEAGYDWTTYPERLEASGISWKIYQDIGDGLDKEGSWGWIDDAYRGNYGDNSLLYFNKYRNAKAGDPLYEKARTGTDAKNGDGFFDILKADVKADKLPQVSWVAAPEAFSEHPNWPANYGAWYVSQVLDALTSNPEVWSKTALFVTYDENDGYFDHAVPPFPPASADRGLSTVDTSLDYFPGDASYGAGPYGLGQRVPMTVVSPWSTGGYVCSEVFDHTSVIRFMERRFGVAEPNISPWRRAICGDLTSAFDFGLQNTEPATLPDTDGFRPPDNKRHDSYVPTAPADPALPKQEAGSRPSRPLPYAPLVNGKAAPADGKFTLTFGGGAAAGACFTVTSANRGDGPWTYTAEAGKQLSDTWNTSYSKGAYDLSVFGPNGFLRTFKGPDTTAGPEVTARHQAADGSVELTMTNAGSADCHLTVTNAYGGKSETFAVRKGKTVVHTVDLRSTRQWYDLTVVSDQDGSYLRRLAGHVENGRPGVSDPAIITG; via the coding sequence ATGCCTCAGTTCAATCGGCGCCGCTTCCTCCAGATCGCGGGCGCGACCGCAGGTTTCTCGGCCCTGTCGAACAGCATCGACCGCGCCGCCGCCATCCCCGCGAAGCGGAGCTCGGGAACGATCAAGGACGTCGAGCACATCGTCGTCCTCATGCAGGAGAATCGTTCGTTCGACCACTACTTCGGGTCCATGAAGGGTGTTCGCGGCTTCGGTGACCCACGCCCGGTGACGCCCGTCGACGGCAAGCCGGTCTGGTACCAGTCGGACGGCGCCAAGGACGTCCTGCCCTACCACCCGGACGCCGAGGATCTCGGCATGAAGTTCATCGCCGGCCTCGACCACGACTGGGCGGGCGGCCACAAGGCCTGGAACCAGGGCAAGTACGACCAGTGGATTCCCGCCAAGTCCGCGGGCACGATGGCCCATCTGACCCGCAAGGACATCCCGTTCCACTACGCGCTGGCCGACGCGTTCACGGTGTGCGACGCCTACCACTCGTCATTCATGGGGGCCACCGACCCCAACCGCTACTACCTGTGGTCCGGTCACGTCGGCAACGACGGCAAGGGCGGCGGCCCGGTGCTCGGCAACGCCGAGGCCGGCTACGACTGGACGACCTACCCCGAGCGCCTGGAGGCGTCCGGGATCTCCTGGAAGATCTACCAGGACATCGGTGACGGCCTGGACAAGGAAGGCTCCTGGGGCTGGATCGACGACGCGTACCGCGGCAACTACGGCGACAACTCGCTGCTGTACTTCAACAAGTACCGCAACGCGAAGGCCGGCGACCCGCTGTACGAGAAGGCGCGTACCGGCACCGACGCCAAGAACGGCGACGGCTTCTTCGACATCCTCAAGGCCGACGTGAAGGCGGACAAGCTCCCCCAGGTCTCCTGGGTCGCCGCCCCCGAGGCCTTCTCCGAGCACCCCAACTGGCCTGCCAACTACGGGGCCTGGTACGTCTCGCAGGTGCTGGACGCGCTGACCTCGAACCCGGAGGTGTGGAGCAAGACGGCGCTCTTCGTCACCTACGACGAGAACGACGGCTACTTCGACCACGCCGTCCCGCCGTTCCCGCCCGCCTCCGCGGACCGGGGCCTCTCCACCGTGGACACCTCGCTCGACTACTTCCCCGGCGACGCGAGTTACGGCGCGGGGCCCTACGGCCTCGGCCAGCGCGTCCCGATGACCGTCGTCTCCCCCTGGAGCACCGGCGGTTACGTCTGTTCCGAGGTCTTCGACCACACCTCGGTCATCCGCTTCATGGAGCGCCGCTTCGGGGTGGCCGAGCCGAACATCTCGCCCTGGCGGCGGGCCATCTGCGGTGACCTGACGTCGGCCTTCGACTTCGGTCTCCAGAACACCGAGCCGGCCACGCTGCCGGACACCGACGGCTTCCGGCCGCCGGACAACAAGCGGCACGACAGTTACGTGCCCACGGCGCCCGCGGACCCGGCGCTGCCCAAGCAGGAGGCGGGGTCGCGGCCGTCCCGGCCGCTGCCCTACGCACCGCTGGTGAACGGGAAGGCGGCGCCGGCCGACGGGAAGTTCACGCTCACGTTCGGCGGGGGCGCGGCCGCCGGAGCCTGCTTCACGGTGACATCGGCCAACCGCGGCGACGGGCCGTGGACGTACACCGCCGAGGCGGGCAAGCAGCTCTCGGACACCTGGAACACGTCCTACTCCAAGGGCGCCTACGATCTGTCCGTGTTCGGCCCGAACGGCTTCCTCCGCACGTTCAAGGGCCCCGACACCACCGCCGGCCCCGAGGTGACCGCCCGTCACCAGGCCGCCGACGGCTCGGTCGAGCTGACGATGACCAATGCGGGCAGCGCCGACTGCCACCTCACGGTCACCAACGCGTACGGCGGGAAGAGCGAGACCTTCGCGGTCCGCAAGGGGAAGACCGTGGTGCACACGGTGGACCTGCGCTCCACCCGGCAGTGGTACGACCTGACCGTGGTCTCGGACCAGGACGGCAGCTATCTGCGCCGGCTGGCCGGACATGTCGAGAACGGCAGGCCCGGTGTGAGCGACCCGGCGATCATCACCGGCTGA
- a CDS encoding MarR family winged helix-turn-helix transcriptional regulator, with translation MGIAAALVRTSFLVQAVYTEASREYGLPVQQAQLICVLMAQPRGMGELSTMLGLEKSSLTGLVDRAERRGLVRREPDPLDRRAVRVALSPEGARVSGDFYADASARMEALADGVGPAERDRLAAVLGRLVRSNEVPMVFMEPKQQQTGTPTT, from the coding sequence ATGGGGATCGCGGCCGCGCTGGTGCGGACGTCGTTCCTGGTGCAGGCCGTGTACACGGAAGCCAGCCGGGAGTACGGACTGCCCGTGCAGCAGGCCCAGTTGATCTGCGTTCTGATGGCTCAGCCGCGCGGCATGGGGGAGTTGAGCACCATGCTGGGCCTGGAGAAGTCCAGCCTGACCGGTCTCGTCGACCGGGCGGAGCGGCGCGGGCTCGTGCGCCGGGAGCCGGATCCGCTGGACAGGCGCGCGGTGCGGGTCGCGCTGTCTCCCGAGGGCGCCCGAGTGTCCGGCGATTTCTACGCCGATGCGAGCGCGCGGATGGAGGCCCTGGCCGACGGAGTGGGCCCGGCGGAGCGCGACCGGCTGGCGGCGGTGCTGGGGCGGCTGGTGCGGAGCAATGAGGTACCGATGGTCTTCATGGAGCCGAAGCAGCAGCAGACGGGGACGCCGACGACCTGA
- a CDS encoding NADP-dependent succinic semialdehyde dehydrogenase — protein sequence MPIATVNPTTGETLQTFEALGAEEIERCLAAAHATFREYRTTEFAERARLLNRAADLLESEQKDIARTMTTEMGKPVAAARAEAAKCARTMRWYARHAAELLADEHPSRADAEDSGAARVYTRYRPLGVVLAVMPWNFPLWQVVRFAAPTLMAGNTGLLKHASNVPQTALYLGELFERAGFPKGCFQTLLIGSGAVEAILRDPRVAAATLTGSEPAGRSVAAVAGDEVKKTVLELGGSDPYIVMPSADVGRAARTAVTARVQNNGQSCIAAKRFIVHTDVYDAFTDEFTTRMAALTVGDPLDESTDVGPLATEQGRTDLEELVDDAVRRGATALCGGGRPKGADRGWFYSPTVLMGITSDMRIHQEEAFGPVATVYRVTSAEEAVRVANDTPFGLSSNVWTRDQDDVDLFVRDLEAGGVFFNGMTASHPALPFGGAKRSGYGRELSGHGIREFCNITTVWHGADPGE from the coding sequence ATGCCCATCGCCACGGTGAACCCCACCACCGGTGAAACGCTCCAGACCTTCGAGGCGCTGGGCGCCGAGGAGATCGAACGCTGTCTCGCGGCCGCCCACGCCACCTTCCGCGAGTACCGCACCACGGAGTTCGCCGAGCGGGCACGACTGCTGAACCGTGCCGCCGATCTGCTGGAGAGCGAGCAGAAGGACATCGCGCGCACGATGACGACCGAGATGGGCAAGCCGGTCGCCGCGGCGCGCGCCGAGGCCGCCAAGTGCGCCAGGACGATGCGCTGGTACGCCAGGCACGCGGCCGAGCTGCTGGCCGACGAGCACCCGTCACGGGCCGACGCCGAGGACTCCGGAGCCGCCCGTGTGTACACCCGCTACCGCCCGCTGGGCGTCGTGCTGGCCGTCATGCCGTGGAACTTCCCGCTCTGGCAGGTCGTACGGTTCGCCGCGCCCACCCTGATGGCGGGCAACACGGGTCTGCTCAAACACGCGTCGAACGTGCCGCAGACCGCCCTCTACCTGGGGGAACTCTTCGAGCGGGCCGGATTCCCGAAGGGCTGCTTCCAGACCCTGCTGATCGGCTCCGGCGCGGTCGAGGCGATCCTGCGCGACCCCCGGGTGGCCGCGGCGACCCTCACCGGCAGCGAACCCGCCGGCCGCTCGGTCGCGGCCGTCGCGGGCGACGAGGTCAAGAAGACCGTACTGGAGCTGGGCGGCAGCGATCCGTACATCGTGATGCCGTCGGCCGACGTCGGCCGGGCCGCGCGGACCGCGGTGACGGCCCGGGTGCAGAACAACGGACAGTCCTGTATCGCCGCCAAGCGCTTCATCGTCCATACGGATGTCTATGACGCGTTCACGGATGAGTTCACCACCCGGATGGCCGCACTGACGGTCGGCGACCCGCTGGACGAGTCGACCGACGTCGGACCGCTCGCCACCGAGCAGGGCCGTACCGATCTGGAGGAGCTGGTCGACGACGCCGTACGCAGGGGAGCGACGGCGCTCTGCGGCGGCGGGCGGCCGAAGGGGGCCGACCGCGGCTGGTTCTACTCGCCCACCGTCCTGATGGGCATCACCAGCGACATGCGGATCCACCAGGAGGAGGCGTTCGGCCCGGTGGCCACCGTCTACCGGGTGACGAGCGCCGAGGAAGCGGTACGGGTGGCCAACGACACTCCGTTCGGGCTGAGTTCCAATGTCTGGACCCGGGACCAGGACGACGTGGACCTGTTCGTACGGGACCTCGAAGCGGGGGGTGTCTTCTTCAACGGCATGACCGCCTCCCACCCGGCCCTGCCCTTCGGCGGGGCCAAGCGCTCCGGGTATGGGCGTGAGCTCTCCGGCCACGGCATCCGCGAGTTCTGCAACATCACCACCGTCTGGCACGGCGCCGACCCCGGCGAGTGA
- a CDS encoding IS481 family transposase, translating into MPHRNAPLTETGRLRLARCVVDDGWPLRRAAERFQVSPTTAQRWAGRYRRLGEAGMSDRSSRPHHSPRRTPTRTERRIIKVRLARRWGPARIAHLLGLVPSTVHRVLVRFGLARLSHLDRVTGRVIRRYERDRPGELVHVDIKKLGNIPDGGGHKALGRQAGRKTRSGAGYSYIHTAVDDHSRLAYSEIHTDEKKETATAFWQRAQTFFTHCGITVERVLTDNGACYKSYLWRETLAKAGITHKRTRPYRPQTNGKVERLNRTLLDEWAYAKPYRSEQERRDAFPRWLHSYNHHRGHTALKGQPPASRVPNLTGEYT; encoded by the coding sequence ATGCCTCACCGTAATGCACCTCTGACCGAGACCGGACGCCTGCGGCTGGCCCGCTGTGTGGTTGATGACGGATGGCCTCTGCGCCGGGCAGCGGAGCGGTTCCAGGTATCACCGACCACAGCCCAGCGGTGGGCCGGGCGCTATCGCCGGCTCGGCGAAGCGGGGATGAGCGACCGTTCCAGCCGCCCCCACCACAGCCCTCGACGCACGCCGACCCGGACCGAACGCCGGATCATCAAAGTCCGCCTCGCGAGGCGGTGGGGACCGGCCCGCATCGCACACCTGCTGGGCCTGGTGCCATCCACCGTGCACCGGGTGCTGGTTCGCTTTGGCTTGGCCCGGCTCAGCCATCTCGATCGGGTCACCGGCCGTGTCATACGCCGCTACGAACGCGACCGGCCCGGCGAACTCGTGCACGTGGACATCAAGAAGCTTGGCAACATTCCCGACGGGGGCGGTCACAAGGCCCTGGGCCGCCAGGCAGGCCGCAAGACCCGCTCCGGGGCCGGTTACAGCTATATCCATACCGCCGTCGACGACCACTCCCGTCTGGCTTACAGCGAGATCCACACGGACGAGAAGAAAGAGACCGCCACCGCGTTCTGGCAGCGGGCCCAGACCTTCTTCACCCACTGCGGGATCACCGTCGAACGGGTCCTGACCGACAACGGGGCGTGCTACAAGTCCTACCTCTGGCGCGAGACCCTGGCAAAGGCCGGGATCACCCACAAGCGCACCCGGCCCTACCGACCGCAGACCAACGGCAAGGTCGAACGACTCAACCGCACCCTGCTCGACGAGTGGGCCTACGCAAAGCCCTACCGCTCAGAGCAGGAACGACGTGACGCATTCCCCCGCTGGCTGCACTCCTACAATCACCACCGCGGACACACCGCGCTTAAGGGCCAACCACCCGCCAGCCGCGTCCCCAACCTCACGGGTGAATACACCTAG